ATTACATCCAAGCAGAGGCTCCAAAACATGAAAGAATCCGACGTCCTAAACACTTCTGGTTCCATGCATTTGGGACAAGGGACACCTGTAGTGACAGTTATATTAGATGCGCTAATCCAGTTCATTGACCGACCGTTCTGGGGCTGCCTAGTTGGGGCCTTGGTGGCACACCAGTTGCTCCAAGGGACACCGCATGTTAAGGCTTAGGTTCTAGCATCCGAGAGCAAAAAAGGCCCTCCAGGGCCACTGCTAGGCCACTGCTTGTCAGGAAGCAGCACAGGGCAGGGCGGGCCTCTTCTCCACCTGCcacaggggaggggagaggctcTACACACAGGTCCTCCTGTGCCCACTCCAGTGCCGAGGACAAGCCATGAAGGTGGCAGGGGCCTCACGCTCGTTCAGGGTTTCAGTGTGGTGGCCCCCACACCTTTCCTGGGTCCTCCATCGCTTCAGTCCTCCCTCCCACAGGAGGCACAGAGTGGTGGGCATGGTGGCCACACAGCCACACTGAGGGGGCGAGGCAGTCAGGGTTCACCGCATTTGTtgttgctctttaaaaaaaatagccccCTGAGGGGAACTTTCTCTGGGAAGAATTACTGGTGTGTTCCTGAAGCAGGGTACATCCCCAGCCAGGTCCTGCTTCCTGTTCCCTTTTCCTGCCACTTAATGATGGAGCCTGGAGCAGTTGTCACAATCTCAGAGGTGCTGTCCTGCCGGCCACTCCCTGCTGGAGAAGCACCATGGATTGGTGCTATCCTTGCAGGTTGTGGGGGTGGGGCGGTCATTGCTGGGTCTTTCTCGCTGACCCAGGTGCCCGTCGTGAGAACCTGTGCACAGGCCCTCTCCAGCTTGGCCAGTGTGCGGTCTTTCTCTCGGCAGACCCTGGACCTCTCCAACAATCAGCTAAGCGAGATCCCTGCCGAGCTGGCCGACTGCCCCAAGCTCAAGGAGGTCAACTTCCGAGGGAACAAGCTTCGAGACAAGCGCCTGGAGAAGATGGTCAGCGGCTGCCAGACCAAGTCCATCCTGGAGTACCTGCGTGTTGGCGGCCGGGGCTGTGGCCGGGGCAGCGGCCGGGGCAAGGGCAGGGCGGAGGGTGCTGAGAAGGAAGACGGCGGGAAAAAGAGGAGGGAGCGGAAGCAGAGGCGGGAGAGTGGcgagggggaggaggaagccaCTGATGCCGCCAGGCTGCTGCTCAGGGTCCTCCATGTCTCTGAAAACCCCTCACCCCTGACGGTCAGAGTGAGCCCCGAGGTCAGGGACGTGCGGCCATACATCGTGGGGGCTGTCGTGCGGGGCATGGACCTGCGGCCTGGAAACGCACTCAAGCGCTTCCTGACCTCCCAGGTGGGGGCACTGGCTCGATACATGGGGTGGGTGTGGGAGGACATCCCAGGGCCACTGAACAGCTGGACAGGCGGGTGGCCGGCCTCTGCGTTGCTCCGGGACTCAGCCTTGCAGTTCGTTCAGGCTGCTGGCTGAAGGCATTGGGTCTTGGGACTCCACCCAAGTCGCACGTGGAGTTCATGGGAGGTGCTCGGGTGCCGGCCTGCCCTGTTTCCTGGGTGGTGTTTCGCTGGGAGTCtgcccagctttcaaaataaGAGCCCATCCTTGCCCAAGGGAGGCTTCTGGGCAGTTTTCCTTGTTGGCTGGCTTCTGGTTTTCAGCCACAAGTTTTAGTTCAAGGTGGGTTCTTCAGATGCATGTTCTAGaattagagaaagaaacaagGCCCCCGGGAGCAGATGAGGCAGCTCTGCTGTCCCTGCTCCCCGAGAAATGCTCAGCAGGTGAGGCACGGACAGGCGTGAGGCCTGGGCTGGTCAGGGCATGTGGACACCTGGGGTGCCGGGGCCACTGAGGCCTACAGTCTCACTGTCGTGTTGCAGACCAGACTCCACGAAGACCTCTGTGGGAAGAGGACGGCAGCCACCATTGCCACCCATGACCTGCGTGCCCTGCGGGGACCCTTGCTGTATGCCACTCAGCCACCCCAGGACCTCAAGGTGCCTTCACTGCCCACTCGGTCTGTGTCTCCAGGTTCTCCTTGGTGTCCTTCCACATGATGCGGTGCTGACGGCTTGAAGCCAGGCATTCCACAGTGGTCAGCATGTGCAGAGTGGAGTGGGGAGCATGCCTGCTGCGACCACTCTTGGAGCAGCTGCAGAGCTGTCCAGACTCCTGGGGGGGCGGGACTCTAAAGAGGTCTCCCTTTTTTGTTCACTTTTACCCAAAAGTGCCACCATGGGCCAACTTGAGTGTGAGTTGTCAAATCAAGGTGCCGCTCTGGTCTGTTTAGTTTTGTGCATTGCGCCTGTGTCCTCAGCAGGTGGAGGGCCTCCTGCCCAGGCTGTGTGTCTGACCTAGCTCCCTCTGGCTGCCAAGTGCCACCTCTCTGTTGGTCTTCTGAGGCCCTGCAAACTTGGAAACAGTTGTGCTTTAGCTGGGTTAGAGGAGAAGCCCAGCTTCAGAGGAATCTGAGCATCAGGCACTCGGGTCCCAGTTGGGTGGCTAGAGAGACCGTTGCACACAGGTCCTCACAGTGACCGTGTGGGGCTTGGCAGGCAGGCTCCTTCCTGGTCAGCGTGATTTCCATTCGGGCAGCTGTGCAGCTCTCTGGAGGTCAGCAGAAGGGGATGGAGGATTGCTGATGCGTAAATGCAGTGGACTGTTGTCCGAACTGCCTCTGGGTTTCTCTCCGACAGATTGTCCCCTTGGGGCGGAAGGAAGCCAAGGCCAAGGAGCTGGTGCGGCAGCTGCAGCTGGAGGCTGAGGAGCAGCGGAAGCAGAAGAAGAGGCAGAGCGTCTCGGGGCTGCACCGGTGGGTCCGCCAGCTCCATGGACATTTCTGGCCACCACTTGGTCAGCTTATTCCTCAGCAGGTTCTTAAAGCCACCAGAACTTGAGTTTTCTCAAAGGTGTAGAACAGAAAATCAGTCTCCCCAGACTTCCCTCAGAAAGACATGTGAGACCACCTCACCTGCGTGGACCCAGGCCCTTCGTGGGAAGTGGCACCTGCTCCAGGGGGAGTTGGCAGGTGCCGGGTGTGGATGCTTTGTGTCACTTGACAGAAGCAGGGTGGCCCCTGGGACAGGACAGGATGTAAATTGCCAGCCTCGGGCACCACTGGGGGTCTGTTGGCAATCACAGGTGTGGGGCATCGGCTATGCCTGCGTGCACGGCCATCTGGAGCAGGCAGAACTTGTGCCTTAGTGGTGTTTGGTGCGTCTAGACGACTTTCCAGTTTAATCCAGTTTAGCCTGTGTGCACTTTACAGTGGTGCTAGgtgtcgaacccagggcctcgcctgtgctaggcgagctccACACCTGACGCACACAgccctgtttgttttgttttgagacagggcctccctcagttgcccaggctgtcctcctgcctcagcctcccgagtcactgggatcagGGCATGTGGCCAGTTTAGCTTTTAGGTGCCTGTAATATGTCTTCCTTCCCATGCAGGTACCTTCACTTACTGGACGGGAAGGAGAATTACCCTTGTCTCATGGACGCAGATGGAGATGTGATTTCTTTCCCACCAATAACGAACAGTGAGAAGACAAAGGTAGGACGGCACCCCGGGATGTGGGTGTCTTCCCGGCAGCTCTGGAACCCTGTGGAGATGCAGACCACCAGGCACGGGCCCTCCCTCCCTGGAGCTGCGGGCTACCTTGGCGGAGGGAGGCCGGGGCATGGTTCAGGGCCGCTCTGCTCCACAGCTGACTCCTCAATGCCGTGGCAGTCGCtggcatctgctctggataactcTGTTCTTTTCTGGAATCTGACCTTTTAAGATTAAGAAGACGACTAGTGATCTGTTCTTGGAAGTGACCAGTGCCACTAGTCTGCAGATTTGCAAAGATGTCATGGACACCCTCATTTTGGTAAGTGAGCCCTGCCCAGCCTCAGGAGAGCGTCACTGTCCATCCTTGCACAACAGCCTGCAGGGGTCCAGCGGCCTGGGCCACCTCTCATCACTTGGTTAGAAagatctttttccttttcagaaaatggcagaaatgaacaaatacactTCAGAAAATAAAGAGGAGGGATCACTCTCGGATACGGAAGCCGATGCAGTTTCTGGACAACTCTCGGATCCTCAAGTGAATCCTGGTGCTGGGAAGGATGGACAGTCCCCCCTGGTGGTGGAGCAGG
This region of Ictidomys tridecemlineatus isolate mIctTri1 chromosome 11, mIctTri1.hap1, whole genome shotgun sequence genomic DNA includes:
- the Lrrc47 gene encoding leucine-rich repeat-containing protein 47, yielding MAAAAVSEPWPELELAERERRRELLLTGPGLEERVRAAGGRLPPRLFTLPLLHYLEVSGCGSLRAPGPGLAQGLPQLHSLVLRRNALGPGLSPELGPLLALRVLDLSGNALEALPPGQGLGPAEPPGLPQLQSLNLSGNRLRELPADLARCAPRLQSLNLTGNCLDAFPAALFSPGALPLLSELAAADNCLRELSPDIAHLASLKTLDLSNNQLSEIPAELADCPKLKEVNFRGNKLRDKRLEKMVSGCQTKSILEYLRVGGRGCGRGSGRGKGRAEGAEKEDGGKKRRERKQRRESGEGEEEATDAARLLLRVLHVSENPSPLTVRVSPEVRDVRPYIVGAVVRGMDLRPGNALKRFLTSQTRLHEDLCGKRTAATIATHDLRALRGPLLYATQPPQDLKIVPLGRKEAKAKELVRQLQLEAEEQRKQKKRQSVSGLHRYLHLLDGKENYPCLMDADGDVISFPPITNSEKTKIKKTTSDLFLEVTSATSLQICKDVMDTLILKMAEMNKYTSENKEEGSLSDTEADAVSGQLSDPQVNPGAGKDGQSPLVVEQVRVVDLEGSLKVVYPSKADLAAAPPHVTVLR